A stretch of Sphingomonas sp. G-3-2-10 DNA encodes these proteins:
- a CDS encoding YjjG family noncanonical pyrimidine nucleotidase produces the protein MKYRQFLFDLDDTLLDFKASERLSFERTLAALGLAAETAAIFPHYQRENAALWAEFEQGRVAKDWLKVERFRRAFAHHGVDSDPARASTHYLDCLPQTVVLIDGAAQLCERLAAIGEIGIITNGIEAVQTTRIANSGLAPFLSFVATSETCGHAKPDARFFDYAAARFRRFAKPEAIIVGDRLDADIAGAHGFGIDSCWFNPADAALNGGPAPTYQAARLDEIEAILAVTA, from the coding sequence ATGAAGTACCGCCAGTTCCTGTTCGACCTCGACGACACGCTGCTCGACTTCAAGGCGTCGGAAAGGCTCTCGTTCGAACGCACCCTCGCCGCGCTGGGCCTCGCAGCCGAGACCGCCGCGATCTTCCCGCACTACCAGCGCGAGAATGCCGCGCTCTGGGCCGAATTCGAGCAGGGCCGCGTCGCCAAGGACTGGCTCAAGGTCGAGCGTTTCCGCCGCGCCTTCGCCCATCACGGCGTCGACAGCGATCCGGCCCGGGCCAGCACCCATTATCTCGATTGCCTGCCCCAGACGGTGGTGCTGATCGACGGCGCCGCACAGCTCTGCGAGCGCCTCGCCGCGATCGGCGAGATCGGCATCATCACCAACGGCATCGAAGCCGTGCAGACCACCCGCATCGCCAATTCCGGCCTCGCCCCGTTCCTGTCCTTCGTCGCGACGTCCGAAACGTGCGGCCATGCCAAGCCCGATGCGCGCTTCTTCGACTATGCCGCCGCCCGCTTCCGCCGCTTCGCCAAGCCCGAAGCGATCATCGTCGGCGACCGGCTCGACGCAGACATCGCCGGCGCGCACGGGTTCGGGATCGACAGTTGCTGGTTCAACCCGGCCGATGCGGCGCTGAATGGCGGCCCCGCGCCTACCTATCAGGCGGCGCGGCTGGACGAGATCGAAGCGATCCTCGCCGTTACGGCCTGA
- a CDS encoding PEP-CTERM sorting domain-containing protein, translating into MLRDPRHWLTALVNAFLLVALFAATPAAARSILFVGNSFTFGAASPVKRYHTDRVTDLNGEGIGGVPALFATFAGEAGLDWTVSLETSPGKTLGFHLAEKRGVIDRAWDVVVLQGHSVLDPKLPGDGTGHLAAARGLSDLFRARNPQVEMLLMSTWSRADQVYRPAGHWHGQPIAKMAEDLMAVNLLALTPGGGIDAVLPVGTAWNRAMRDGVADDNPYDGIAFDQVSLWGWDQYHASAEGYYLEALVVFAMVTKLDPRVLDGKERAADDLGIKPDVAKRLREIAATELAFQGSRLRAVRP; encoded by the coding sequence ATGCTTCGCGATCCCCGCCACTGGCTCACCGCCCTCGTCAACGCCTTCCTGCTTGTCGCGCTGTTCGCTGCAACTCCGGCGGCCGCGCGGAGCATTCTCTTCGTTGGGAACAGCTTCACCTTCGGCGCGGCGTCACCGGTGAAGCGCTATCATACCGATCGGGTGACCGATCTGAACGGCGAAGGGATCGGCGGGGTGCCGGCGCTGTTCGCCACCTTTGCCGGAGAGGCGGGGCTGGACTGGACGGTCAGCCTCGAGACGTCGCCGGGCAAGACGCTGGGCTTCCATCTGGCCGAGAAGCGCGGGGTGATCGACCGGGCGTGGGACGTGGTGGTGCTGCAGGGGCACAGCGTGCTCGATCCCAAGCTGCCGGGGGATGGGACGGGGCATCTGGCGGCGGCGCGGGGCCTGTCCGATCTCTTCCGCGCGCGCAATCCGCAGGTCGAGATGCTTCTGATGTCGACCTGGTCGCGCGCGGATCAGGTCTATCGTCCGGCCGGACACTGGCATGGCCAGCCGATCGCGAAGATGGCGGAGGACCTGATGGCGGTGAATTTGCTGGCGCTGACGCCGGGCGGGGGGATCGATGCGGTGTTACCGGTGGGGACCGCGTGGAACCGGGCGATGCGCGACGGCGTGGCGGATGACAATCCCTATGACGGCATCGCGTTCGATCAGGTCAGCCTGTGGGGCTGGGACCAGTATCATGCCAGCGCCGAGGGCTATTATCTGGAGGCGCTGGTGGTGTTCGCGATGGTGACGAAGCTCGATCCGCGCGTGCTGGACGGCAAGGAACGGGCGGCGGACGATCTGGGCATCAAGCCCGATGTTGCGAAGCGGCTGCGCGAGATCGCTGCGACCGAGCTGGCGTTTCAGGGAAGCCGGCTGCGCGCGGTCAGGCCGTAA
- a CDS encoding DUF808 domain-containing protein produces the protein MPSGLVALLDDIAGITKLAAASLDDVGAAASKAGSKAIGVVVDDTAVTPRYVVGLSPDRELPIILKIAIGSLRNKLLILLPAALLLSAFAPWAITPILMLGGAFLCFEGAEKLLEAFGEHAEAEPDAEPEDPATLEQSKVGGAIRTDLILSAEIMAIALADVSTSPILTQGVVLALVGIAITIGVYGVVALIVKMDDIGLHLAQRRASGVRALGRGMVKAMPVVMGFLSTVGTAAMIWVGGGILVHGMEVLGFGAPAHLIHDAADAVKHATGALGGVLGWVTTALLSGLLGLAVGAVIALALHRIMHRAHAAH, from the coding sequence ATGCCCTCCGGTCTGGTTGCCCTGCTCGACGATATTGCGGGGATCACGAAACTCGCCGCGGCTTCGCTGGACGATGTCGGCGCGGCGGCGAGCAAGGCCGGGAGCAAGGCGATCGGCGTGGTGGTGGACGATACGGCGGTGACGCCGCGCTATGTCGTCGGCCTGTCCCCGGATCGCGAACTGCCGATCATCCTGAAGATCGCGATCGGATCGCTGCGCAACAAGCTGCTGATCCTGTTGCCCGCCGCGCTGCTGCTGAGCGCGTTCGCGCCCTGGGCGATCACGCCGATATTGATGCTGGGCGGCGCGTTCCTGTGTTTCGAAGGCGCGGAGAAACTGCTCGAGGCGTTCGGCGAACATGCAGAGGCCGAGCCCGATGCCGAGCCGGAAGATCCCGCGACGCTGGAGCAGTCCAAGGTGGGCGGGGCGATTCGCACCGACCTGATCCTGTCGGCCGAGATCATGGCGATCGCGCTGGCGGACGTTTCGACCTCGCCGATCCTGACGCAGGGCGTGGTACTCGCGCTGGTCGGCATCGCGATCACCATCGGCGTCTATGGCGTGGTCGCGCTGATCGTGAAGATGGACGATATCGGGCTGCATCTGGCGCAGCGCCGGGCCAGCGGCGTGCGGGCGCTGGGGCGCGGGATGGTGAAGGCGATGCCGGTGGTGATGGGCTTCCTCTCCACCGTGGGCACCGCGGCGATGATCTGGGTTGGCGGCGGCATATTGGTGCACGGCATGGAAGTGCTGGGCTTCGGCGCGCCGGCGCACCTGATCCACGATGCGGCGGACGCGGTGAAGCACGCCACCGGTGCGCTGGGCGGCGTGCTCGGCTGGGTGACGACGGCGCTGCTCTCGGGACTGCTCGGACTGGCGGTGGGCGCGGTGATCGCGCTGGCGCTGCACCGGATCATGCACCGGGCGCACGCAGCGCACTGA
- a CDS encoding ATP-binding protein — translation MKQTTVSERALVLAPRGRDAMVAAAMLAEGGIEAVVCDSLASLIDGLNAGAGFVLVTEEAVATADLRPLSDWLAGQQEWSDLPFVLLTSRGGGLERNPAAARHLEVLGNVTFLERPFHPTTLISLVRSALRGRRRQYEARARLIELRESETRYATLFQTMDEGFCIIRFVDGPHGPLSDYVHVQANPAYERHAGIPNVVGQYVRQMVPDEADGWVDLYRGVLTSGEPIRFERELIATGRHLELSAFRVEPRERSEVAVVFQDVTERKRAEIALRELNETLERRIEAAVAERQAAAEQLHEAQKLETIGQLTGGVAHDVNNLLTPITGALDLLHRRSADHDPRMARLIDGALQSAERARVLVSRLLGFARRQALETRATDICSLLTGVQDLVTSSIGPSISLRVECSQDLPPALIDPNQLELAILNLSVNARDAMLEGGILTIAASHVRVDALEVSGLAAGDYVRIVVSDTGTGMSAETLARAIEPFYSTKEVGKGTGLGLSMVHGLAGQLGGAFTLTSAPGQGTQASLYLPLAPGVAAANGLSSDSTLMEMEPLNILLADDEQLVRIGTAEMLRELGHVVHEAASGAQALNRLIAGEPIDLLITDYMMPGMNGAALAGRVGEINPDLPVLVITGYAGGDLDIGLPQLTKPFRQADLARSLYRLFHTGETLPTDCA, via the coding sequence GTGAAGCAGACCACCGTCTCCGAACGTGCGCTGGTACTCGCACCGCGTGGGCGCGATGCGATGGTTGCTGCGGCCATGCTCGCGGAGGGCGGCATCGAGGCCGTTGTCTGTGATTCGCTGGCTAGCCTGATCGACGGGCTCAATGCCGGGGCGGGATTCGTCCTCGTCACCGAAGAGGCAGTGGCAACCGCCGACCTGCGGCCGCTCTCCGACTGGCTGGCGGGCCAGCAAGAATGGTCGGACCTGCCATTCGTGCTGCTGACCAGCCGGGGCGGCGGCCTCGAGCGAAACCCGGCGGCAGCTCGTCATCTCGAGGTTTTGGGCAACGTCACCTTCCTCGAGCGGCCATTCCATCCGACCACGCTGATCAGTCTGGTGCGGTCGGCGCTGCGCGGCCGGAGGCGGCAATATGAAGCGCGCGCACGCCTGATCGAACTGCGCGAAAGCGAAACGCGGTACGCGACCCTGTTCCAGACGATGGACGAAGGCTTTTGCATCATCCGGTTTGTCGATGGGCCGCATGGTCCCTTGAGCGACTATGTCCATGTCCAGGCCAACCCGGCCTATGAGCGGCATGCAGGGATTCCCAATGTCGTCGGACAATATGTACGGCAAATGGTGCCGGACGAAGCGGATGGTTGGGTCGATCTGTATCGCGGTGTTCTGACATCCGGCGAGCCGATCCGGTTCGAGCGCGAACTTATCGCCACCGGGCGGCATCTGGAGCTTTCCGCATTCCGTGTCGAGCCGCGCGAACGCAGCGAGGTCGCTGTCGTCTTTCAGGACGTGACCGAGCGGAAGCGCGCCGAAATTGCGCTGCGCGAACTCAACGAAACGCTCGAGCGGCGCATCGAGGCGGCAGTCGCGGAGCGGCAGGCTGCGGCCGAACAGCTGCATGAGGCGCAGAAGCTCGAAACGATCGGTCAGTTGACCGGCGGGGTCGCGCATGACGTGAACAATTTGCTGACCCCCATCACTGGCGCACTCGACCTGCTGCACCGCCGTTCCGCCGACCATGATCCGCGCATGGCGCGGCTGATCGACGGCGCCTTGCAATCGGCCGAGCGCGCGAGGGTGCTGGTCAGCCGGTTGCTTGGCTTTGCCCGGCGGCAGGCGCTCGAGACCCGGGCGACCGATATTTGCAGCTTGCTGACCGGCGTGCAGGATCTCGTGACCAGCTCCATCGGGCCGTCGATCTCGTTGAGAGTCGAATGTTCGCAGGATCTGCCGCCGGCGCTGATCGACCCCAATCAGCTCGAGCTGGCGATCCTGAATCTGAGCGTCAACGCCCGCGATGCGATGCTCGAGGGCGGGATATTGACGATCGCGGCGTCGCATGTGCGCGTGGATGCGTTGGAAGTGAGTGGGCTCGCCGCGGGCGACTATGTCCGCATCGTGGTGAGCGATACCGGGACCGGCATGAGCGCCGAGACGCTCGCACGGGCGATAGAACCTTTCTATTCGACCAAGGAAGTGGGCAAGGGCACCGGGCTTGGTCTCTCGATGGTGCATGGTCTGGCCGGCCAGCTGGGGGGCGCCTTCACACTGACCAGCGCACCGGGGCAGGGAACGCAGGCGAGCCTGTATCTGCCGCTCGCGCCGGGCGTCGCGGCGGCGAACGGTCTGTCGAGCGACAGCACGCTGATGGAGATGGAGCCGCTCAACATCCTGCTCGCCGACGACGAGCAGCTGGTGCGTATCGGCACTGCCGAGATGCTGCGCGAGTTGGGCCATGTCGTTCATGAGGCCGCGAGCGGGGCGCAGGCCCTGAACAGGCTGATCGCGGGAGAGCCGATCGATCTGCTCATCACCGATTATATGATGCCGGGCATGAACGGCGCGGCGCTGGCGGGGCGCGTCGGGGAGATCAATCCCGACCTGCCGGTTCTGGTGATCACCGGATATGCCGGCGGCGATCTCGATATCGGTTTGCCGCAGCTGACCAAACCGTTCCGGCAGGCGGATCTTGCGCGGTCGCTCTACCGGCTGTTCCACACGGGCGAGACCCTGCCAACGGATTGCGCTTGA